The following coding sequences are from one Pseudomonas mendocina window:
- a CDS encoding enoyl-CoA hydratase translates to MSEHLHIERDRGLLTLRMQRPDKKNALTRAMYAGMADVLDEADQDSAVRAVLLTGGEDCFTSGNDLADFLQAPPSGLNSEVFHFMRALFDFSKPVVAAVAGPAVGIGTTLLLHCDLVYVSRSAQLRMPFVNLGLCPEYGSSLILPRLLGHARAAELLLLGESFSGAQAAEWGIANQVLDDGAATLAMARDMAERFLELPPSAVLDSKRLMRAPGREELRKVIEEEGALFGQRLRSPEAIEALSAFMQRRKPDFSRFV, encoded by the coding sequence ACAAGAAGAACGCGCTGACCCGTGCCATGTATGCCGGTATGGCCGACGTGCTGGACGAGGCCGATCAGGACAGTGCGGTGCGTGCGGTCTTGTTGACCGGCGGCGAGGATTGCTTCACCAGCGGCAATGACCTGGCTGACTTCCTCCAGGCGCCTCCCTCCGGTTTGAACAGTGAAGTGTTCCACTTCATGCGTGCGCTATTCGACTTTTCCAAACCGGTGGTCGCTGCCGTCGCCGGCCCGGCTGTCGGGATTGGAACCACGCTGCTGCTGCACTGCGACCTGGTCTATGTCAGCCGCAGTGCGCAGTTGAGGATGCCCTTCGTCAATCTCGGCCTGTGCCCTGAATACGGTTCCAGCCTGATTCTGCCGCGCTTGCTCGGGCATGCACGGGCGGCTGAACTGTTGCTGCTTGGCGAGAGCTTCTCTGGAGCACAAGCCGCCGAGTGGGGCATCGCCAATCAGGTTCTGGATGATGGCGCCGCGACGCTGGCCATGGCCCGTGACATGGCTGAGCGCTTCCTCGAACTTCCCCCTTCGGCAGTGCTCGACAGCAAGCGCCTGATGCGCGCGCCGGGGCGTGAGGAGCTGCGCAAGGTGATCGAGGAGGAGGGCGCTCTGTTCGGCCAACGACTTCGTTCGCCGGAGGCCATCGAGGCGCTATCGGCCTTCATGCAGCGCAGAAAACCGGATTTTTCCAGGTTCGTCTGA
- a CDS encoding PA3496 family putative envelope integrity protein, protein MSTDKEDLELDEDFVADDADNAEPAVEVAKTNLTKRRIIDNFLEERRLHKQLAEYDFDI, encoded by the coding sequence ATGAGCACTGACAAAGAAGATCTCGAGCTGGACGAAGACTTTGTCGCGGACGATGCAGACAATGCCGAGCCTGCGGTGGAAGTCGCCAAGACCAATCTGACCAAGCGCCGCATCATCGACAACTTCCTCGAAGAACGTCGCCTGCACAAGCAGCTGGCCGAATACGACTTCGACATCTGA
- the nth gene encoding endonuclease III produces MNAAKRLEIFRRLHEDNPEPKTELAYTTPFELLVAVTLSAQATDVSVNKATAKLFPVANTPEAIYALGVEGLSEYIKTIGLYNSKAKNVIEACRILIEKHGSQVPDNREDLEALPGVGRKTANVVLNTAFRQLAMAVDTHIFRVSNRTGIAPGKNVVEVEKKLLKFVPKDYLLDAHHWLILHGRYVCVARKPRCGACRIEDLCEYKAKTSDD; encoded by the coding sequence ATGAACGCCGCCAAACGCCTCGAAATCTTCCGTCGTCTGCATGAAGACAATCCGGAACCCAAGACCGAACTCGCCTACACCACGCCGTTCGAATTGCTGGTGGCAGTCACGCTGTCAGCCCAGGCCACCGACGTCAGCGTCAACAAGGCCACCGCCAAACTGTTCCCGGTCGCCAACACGCCGGAGGCCATCTACGCCCTGGGCGTCGAGGGGCTGTCCGAGTACATCAAGACCATCGGCCTGTACAACAGCAAGGCGAAGAACGTCATCGAAGCCTGCCGCATCCTCATCGAGAAGCACGGCAGCCAGGTACCGGACAACCGCGAGGACCTCGAAGCGCTGCCCGGCGTCGGTCGCAAGACCGCCAACGTGGTGCTCAATACCGCTTTCCGCCAGTTGGCCATGGCGGTGGACACGCATATTTTCCGCGTCAGCAATCGCACCGGCATCGCCCCAGGCAAGAATGTGGTGGAGGTGGAGAAGAAGCTGCTCAAGTTCGTGCCCAAGGATTATCTGCTGGATGCGCACCACTGGCTTATCCTGCATGGACGCTACGTGTGCGTGGCACGCAAACCCCGCTGTGGCGCCTGCCGTATCGAGGATCTGTGCGAGTACAAGGCCAAGACCTCCGACGATTGA
- a CDS encoding Rnf-Nqr domain containing protein, with product MKRLPILLALAPLLGTTDLLIKAATVGLIGLLTLLTCGLVLAPLHDRVKNAPLMLTSLLVAALCIGSTQLLLQIISAELAAALGLFMPLLALPCLALPLQDEPKFRAGLRSGLQLLGLAMLLGTLRELFGHGSLLAHAGWLFGSAFSGWQLFGGLPLLTQAAGTFILLGLLLALFRHFKPEKA from the coding sequence ATGAAGCGCCTGCCGATCCTGCTCGCTCTGGCTCCCCTGCTGGGCACCACCGACCTGCTGATCAAGGCCGCCACAGTTGGGCTGATCGGCCTGCTGACGCTACTGACCTGCGGCCTGGTCCTGGCGCCCTTGCATGACCGGGTGAAAAACGCACCACTGATGCTGACATCTCTTCTGGTCGCCGCATTGTGCATCGGTAGTACGCAGCTGCTGTTGCAGATCATCAGCGCCGAACTGGCTGCCGCCCTGGGTCTGTTCATGCCGCTGCTGGCATTACCCTGCCTGGCGCTGCCCCTGCAGGACGAGCCTAAATTTCGCGCAGGCCTGCGTAGCGGCCTGCAATTGCTCGGCCTGGCCATGTTGCTCGGCACCCTGCGTGAACTGTTCGGCCATGGCAGCCTTCTGGCTCATGCCGGCTGGCTGTTCGGGTCAGCATTCAGCGGCTGGCAACTGTTCGGTGGCCTGCCGTTGCTGACGCAGGCGGCCGGCACCTTTATCCTGCTCGGCCTGTTGCTCGCATTGTTTCGCCACTTCAAACCAGAAAAAGCCTGA
- a CDS encoding RnfABCDGE type electron transport complex subunit G, producing MKPGLLLAALVLGVAGVLTAMQHLAAPSIEQERQAASERQLLDLLPADNYDNRPLQETIALPAGGLLGNPYAETGYLARLHGKPSAVLLPVSARGYEGSIRLLVAIAIDGRLIASKVLEQRETPGLADLTAPQRRSWLQRFNNLTADDDWQLKADGGPIDHIAGATITSRSVRDAVHAALRFYAVERGRLLGEHP from the coding sequence ATGAAGCCTGGCCTGCTGCTTGCTGCCTTAGTCCTGGGCGTGGCCGGTGTGCTCACCGCTATGCAGCATCTGGCCGCACCGAGCATCGAGCAAGAGCGCCAGGCCGCCAGCGAGCGCCAATTGCTCGACCTGTTGCCAGCCGACAACTACGACAATCGCCCATTGCAGGAAACCATCGCCCTGCCGGCTGGCGGCCTGCTCGGCAACCCCTATGCCGAAACCGGCTACCTGGCCCGTCTGCATGGCAAGCCAAGCGCAGTGCTACTGCCGGTCAGCGCACGCGGCTATGAAGGATCCATCCGCCTGCTGGTCGCGATCGCCATCGATGGCAGGCTGATCGCCAGCAAGGTGCTGGAGCAGCGTGAAACGCCTGGCCTGGCCGATCTCACCGCCCCTCAACGCCGCTCGTGGCTGCAGCGCTTCAACAACCTGACAGCGGATGATGATTGGCAATTGAAAGCCGATGGCGGGCCAATCGATCATATCGCCGGCGCCACCATTACCTCGCGCTCGGTCAGGGACGCCGTGCACGCTGCGCTGCGCTTCTATGCTGTCGAACGCGGGCGATTGCTGGGGGAGCACCCATGA
- a CDS encoding RnfABCDGE type electron transport complex subunit D, translating into MTSAAESGFDPRPALLRVLLACLPGALALLWFNGWGVLIQLLLACLTCCTCDWLVRRLRHQPAPTCNLLEQRWLAEGSGLVSAVLLALALPSYAPWWLTVASAAFASLFGKAIFGGFGRNPFNPAMLGYAFALIAFPAQMTQWPAPGASHDLLAALNQVFAFGSSLPDGWSQATVLDTLRHNDRLTLDELFASHPAFGGVGGRGAEWVNLAFLAGGAFLLQQRVIRWQAPAGMLGALFVISLLCWNGSGSDSNGSPLLHLFSGATMLGAFFIASEPISGASTPRGQLYFGIGVGLLTYLIRTWGGYPDGIAFAVLLMNLCVTRLDRLEAGR; encoded by the coding sequence ATTACCAGCGCAGCTGAGTCAGGCTTCGACCCTCGCCCCGCTCTACTGCGGGTGCTGCTCGCCTGCCTGCCCGGCGCCCTGGCGCTGTTGTGGTTCAACGGCTGGGGCGTGCTGATCCAGCTGTTGCTGGCCTGCCTGACCTGCTGCACCTGCGACTGGCTGGTACGTCGCCTGCGCCACCAGCCAGCGCCTACCTGTAACCTGCTTGAGCAACGCTGGCTGGCTGAAGGCAGCGGCCTGGTCAGCGCCGTCCTGCTGGCGCTCGCACTGCCCAGCTATGCCCCCTGGTGGCTGACCGTCGCCAGCGCCGCATTCGCCAGCCTGTTCGGCAAAGCGATCTTCGGCGGTTTCGGACGCAATCCGTTCAACCCGGCCATGCTCGGCTACGCCTTCGCCCTGATCGCCTTTCCTGCCCAGATGACCCAGTGGCCAGCGCCCGGCGCCAGTCATGATCTACTCGCCGCCCTGAACCAGGTATTCGCCTTCGGCAGTAGTCTGCCGGACGGCTGGAGCCAGGCCACAGTGCTCGACACCCTACGCCACAATGATCGCCTGACTCTGGACGAGCTGTTCGCCAGCCACCCGGCATTTGGCGGTGTCGGAGGTCGCGGAGCAGAGTGGGTCAACCTGGCGTTTCTCGCCGGTGGCGCGTTCCTCCTGCAGCAGCGGGTGATTCGCTGGCAGGCACCTGCGGGCATGCTTGGCGCACTGTTCGTCATCAGCCTGTTGTGCTGGAACGGCAGCGGCTCAGACTCCAACGGCTCACCACTGCTGCATCTGTTCAGTGGTGCGACCATGCTCGGCGCCTTCTTTATCGCCAGCGAACCGATCAGCGGCGCCAGCACGCCACGAGGCCAGCTGTATTTCGGCATCGGCGTCGGCCTGCTGACGTACCTCATCCGCACCTGGGGCGGCTATCCCGATGGCATCGCTTTCGCCGTGCTGCTGATGAACCTGTGCGTCACTCGCCTCGACAGGCTGGAGGCTGGTCGATGA
- a CDS encoding RnfABCDGE type electron transport complex subunit B, which produces MSQALRNDARIRAIDALLPQTQCGKCGHPGCLPYAEGIASGEAINKCPPGGSATVHALADLLQRPYLPLELPEVPAQIAFIREAECIGCTKCIQACPVDAIVGAAKLMHTVITDECSGCELCVAPCPVDCIDILPLTGAEIERQRERADQFRQRHDARQARLLKNEKKRQAERTARAPAAVAIRVTQPVAGNEDAYKRLKIEAAMAKVVLAKAEKQFAQHGTEELQRQVEVLRAAADQAQSALDAMPAPAPAAPTPGVAALKQAKIQLLTSRTALAKAEREGADEATLQRLRQSLAQAEQALHTAEDNSGKPVPNLVRTDKQPIDKQFRDLKTTHAYARAEVQRLERRLAADPNAVDEATVEAARQRLATAEQRLSDYQRS; this is translated from the coding sequence ATGAGCCAGGCCCTGCGCAACGACGCCCGTATTCGCGCCATCGACGCCCTGCTGCCGCAGACCCAGTGCGGCAAATGCGGCCATCCCGGCTGCCTGCCCTACGCCGAAGGCATTGCGAGTGGTGAGGCAATCAACAAGTGCCCGCCCGGCGGTAGCGCCACCGTTCATGCCCTGGCAGATCTGCTGCAACGCCCCTATCTGCCACTGGAGCTGCCGGAAGTACCGGCGCAGATCGCCTTTATCCGCGAGGCCGAATGCATCGGCTGCACCAAATGCATCCAGGCCTGCCCGGTAGACGCCATCGTCGGCGCAGCCAAACTGATGCACACGGTGATCACGGACGAATGCAGCGGCTGCGAGTTGTGCGTCGCGCCCTGCCCGGTCGACTGCATCGACATCCTGCCGCTGACCGGCGCAGAGATCGAACGACAGCGCGAACGCGCCGACCAGTTCCGTCAACGCCACGACGCCCGCCAGGCGCGACTGCTGAAAAACGAGAAGAAGCGCCAGGCCGAACGCACGGCCCGTGCACCAGCAGCGGTGGCGATACGGGTCACGCAACCTGTCGCCGGTAACGAAGACGCCTACAAGCGTCTGAAAATCGAAGCGGCAATGGCCAAGGTGGTACTGGCCAAGGCCGAAAAGCAGTTTGCCCAGCACGGCACCGAGGAGTTGCAGCGCCAGGTCGAGGTACTACGCGCTGCAGCCGACCAGGCACAGAGCGCTCTGGATGCGATGCCCGCACCAGCGCCTGCAGCCCCGACACCTGGCGTCGCCGCGCTCAAGCAAGCCAAGATCCAGTTGCTCACCAGCCGCACGGCACTGGCCAAAGCCGAGCGCGAGGGCGCGGATGAAGCGACGCTGCAGCGTTTGCGACAGAGCCTCGCGCAAGCCGAGCAGGCCCTGCACACTGCCGAAGACAACAGCGGCAAGCCGGTGCCCAACCTCGTGCGTACCGACAAGCAGCCAATCGACAAGCAATTTCGTGATCTGAAAACCACGCACGCTTACGCGCGCGCCGAAGTGCAGCGCCTGGAGCGCCGCCTGGCAGCCGACCCGAACGCGGTCGACGAGGCGACCGTAGAGGCCGCACGCCAGCGCCTGGCTACAGCCGAGCAACGCCTCAGTGATTACCAGCGCAGCTGA
- a CDS encoding Rnf-Nqr domain containing protein: MTDFFFALIGAALISHFALGLPLAADALRHLRLQALGPCAALLILLAVPLAAWLSEYLLQGAALSYLYLLAFILLSAGLAWLLPTLLAHWRPALAQPGLWPILLGNGLGAMLLARPLETFSSALAFGLAGGLGFWLILQLFDDLQVRVERCDVPVAFRGTPILLISAGLMGLAFLGFNGMGVL; encoded by the coding sequence ATGACCGACTTCTTCTTCGCCCTGATCGGCGCCGCCCTGATCAGCCACTTCGCGCTCGGCCTGCCGCTGGCCGCCGACGCCCTACGCCACCTGCGCTTGCAGGCGCTTGGCCCCTGCGCCGCGTTGCTGATCCTGCTCGCCGTGCCCCTGGCGGCCTGGCTGAGCGAATATCTTCTGCAAGGCGCAGCGCTGTCCTATCTGTACCTGCTCGCATTCATTCTGCTGAGTGCCGGTCTGGCCTGGCTGCTGCCAACCCTGCTGGCACACTGGCGACCGGCCCTGGCTCAGCCTGGTCTGTGGCCCATTCTGCTAGGCAACGGCCTGGGCGCCATGCTGCTGGCCAGACCCCTGGAAACGTTCAGCAGCGCCCTGGCTTTTGGCCTCGCCGGTGGGCTCGGCTTCTGGCTGATCCTGCAACTGTTCGATGACCTACAAGTGCGCGTCGAGCGCTGCGATGTGCCGGTCGCATTTCGTGGCACGCCGATCTTGCTGATCAGCGCCGGCCTGATGGGCCTGGCCTTCCTCGGCTTCAACGGCATGGGGGTACTATGA
- a CDS encoding DUF4349 domain-containing protein, whose product MKPWMVVLFLLALTGCSDPSGLPLGGALHGERNQAGSYLAYEHHVGIELPAEQLGERLASTREACLSAQFGACSLIAAQQSSGKSPRGELTLRIVPDGVEPITHFASEGGELTSRNTRAEDLAQAVSDNRRQHDQLLRQQQNLQQFQERTDLAVADLLALARELAAVEVQLQAIAQEAAQQQRRLDTNLLTLNFTSPYEHSPMGRIGEAFSRLKDNLAEGTANVIEFIGYGLPFLILLFPLALLLRWLWRRLTRKAE is encoded by the coding sequence ATGAAACCATGGATGGTTGTGCTGTTTTTGCTAGCCCTGACGGGTTGCTCCGACCCGTCAGGGCTACCGCTTGGCGGCGCCCTGCATGGCGAACGCAACCAGGCCGGCAGCTACCTGGCCTACGAGCATCATGTCGGTATCGAATTGCCAGCAGAGCAACTCGGCGAGCGCCTAGCCAGTACCCGTGAAGCCTGCCTGAGCGCACAGTTCGGCGCTTGCAGCCTGATCGCCGCACAGCAGAGCAGCGGCAAGTCGCCACGCGGCGAGCTGACCCTGCGCATCGTGCCGGATGGTGTCGAGCCGATCACCCATTTCGCCAGCGAAGGCGGCGAGCTGACCAGCCGCAACACCCGCGCCGAAGACCTGGCCCAGGCCGTCTCCGACAACCGCCGCCAGCACGACCAGTTGCTGCGCCAACAACAGAACCTGCAGCAATTCCAGGAACGTACCGATCTGGCCGTCGCCGACCTGCTGGCCCTGGCACGTGAACTGGCCGCCGTCGAGGTGCAGTTGCAGGCCATCGCTCAGGAGGCCGCTCAGCAGCAGCGGCGTCTGGACACCAACCTGCTGACGCTGAACTTCACCAGTCCCTATGAACATTCGCCCATGGGCCGCATCGGTGAAGCCTTCTCGCGCCTGAAGGACAACCTCGCCGAAGGTACCGCCAACGTCATCGAGTTCATCGGTTACGGCCTGCCCTTCCTGATTCTGCTGTTCCCACTCGCCTTGCTGCTGCGCTGGTTGTGGCGCCGCCTTACCCGCAAGGCCGAGTAA
- the metG gene encoding methionine--tRNA ligase → MSEARKILVTSALPYANGSIHLGHMLEYVQTDMWVRFQKLRGNQAIYVCADDAHGSAIMLRAEKEGITPEQLIDGVRAEHMADFADFGVDFDNFHSTHSPENRELSEAIYKALNENGHIATRSVTQYFDPEKGMFLADRFIKGTCPKCAAEDQYGDNCEKCGATYEPTELKDPRSAISGAVPVLKDSKHFFFKLPQFQDMLQKWTRSGTLQEAVANKLAEWLDSGLQEWDISRDAPYFGFEIPGEPGKYFYVWLDAPIGYMASFKNLCARRPDLDFDAFWGKDSTAELYHFIGKDIVNFHALFWPAMLEGAGYRKPTGVNVHGYLTVNGQKMSKSRGTFIKARTYLDHLNPEYLRYYYASKLGRGVDDLDLNLEDFVQKVNSDLVGKVVNIASRCAGFIHKGNAGVLVTANPEPALWEAFQVAAPSIAEAYEARDFSRAMREIMALADRANAWIADKAPWALNKIEGKQAEVQEICALGINLFRQLIILLKPVLPKLAAEAEAFLNAPALTWNDLSTPLADHQLNPFNPLLTRIELAKIEAMVEASKEDLAAEASKPAGNGELSKDPLAAEINFDAFAAVDLRIALIEKCEFVEGADKLLRLSLDIGDEKRNVFSGIKSAYPDPSKLEGRLTLYVANLAPRKMKFGVSEGMVLAAGPGGEEIYLLSPDSGAKPGQRVK, encoded by the coding sequence ATGAGCGAAGCCCGCAAGATTCTCGTTACCAGCGCCCTCCCCTATGCCAACGGTTCGATCCACCTCGGGCACATGCTCGAGTACGTGCAGACCGACATGTGGGTACGCTTCCAGAAACTGCGAGGCAACCAGGCCATCTACGTCTGCGCCGACGATGCACATGGCTCGGCAATCATGCTGCGTGCCGAGAAGGAAGGCATCACGCCGGAACAGTTGATCGATGGCGTGCGCGCCGAGCACATGGCCGACTTCGCCGACTTCGGCGTGGATTTCGACAACTTCCACTCCACTCACTCGCCTGAAAACCGCGAGCTATCGGAAGCGATCTACAAGGCGCTGAACGAGAACGGCCATATCGCCACTCGCTCAGTAACCCAGTATTTCGATCCGGAAAAAGGCATGTTCCTGGCTGACCGCTTCATCAAGGGCACCTGCCCGAAATGTGCGGCCGAAGACCAGTACGGCGACAACTGTGAGAAATGCGGCGCCACCTACGAACCAACCGAGTTGAAAGATCCACGCTCGGCGATTTCTGGTGCCGTGCCGGTACTCAAAGACTCCAAGCACTTCTTCTTCAAGCTGCCACAGTTCCAGGACATGCTCCAGAAATGGACACGTTCCGGCACATTGCAGGAGGCAGTCGCCAACAAACTGGCCGAGTGGCTGGACAGCGGCCTGCAGGAGTGGGACATCTCGCGTGATGCTCCCTACTTCGGCTTCGAGATTCCCGGTGAGCCGGGCAAGTACTTCTATGTCTGGCTGGACGCGCCGATCGGCTACATGGCCAGCTTCAAGAACCTATGCGCGCGCCGTCCGGATCTGGACTTCGACGCGTTCTGGGGCAAGGACTCGACCGCCGAGCTGTACCACTTCATCGGCAAGGACATCGTCAACTTCCACGCTCTGTTCTGGCCGGCGATGCTCGAAGGCGCGGGCTACCGCAAGCCGACCGGCGTCAACGTGCACGGCTACCTGACCGTCAACGGGCAGAAGATGTCCAAGTCGCGTGGCACCTTCATCAAGGCGCGTACCTACCTGGATCACCTGAACCCGGAGTACCTGCGCTACTACTACGCCTCCAAGCTGGGCCGTGGTGTCGACGACCTCGACCTGAACCTCGAAGACTTCGTGCAGAAGGTCAACTCCGACCTGGTCGGCAAGGTGGTCAACATCGCCAGCCGCTGCGCCGGCTTCATCCACAAGGGCAACGCTGGCGTGCTGGTTACCGCCAACCCGGAACCCGCGCTGTGGGAAGCCTTCCAGGTCGCCGCACCGAGCATCGCCGAAGCCTACGAGGCGCGCGACTTCTCCCGCGCCATGCGTGAGATCATGGCGCTGGCCGACCGCGCCAACGCCTGGATCGCCGACAAGGCACCCTGGGCACTGAACAAGATCGAAGGCAAACAGGCCGAAGTGCAGGAAATTTGCGCGCTGGGCATCAACCTGTTCCGCCAGTTGATCATCCTGCTCAAGCCGGTACTGCCGAAGCTCGCGGCCGAGGCCGAGGCCTTCCTCAACGCGCCGGCACTGACCTGGAACGACCTCAGCACGCCGCTGGCCGATCACCAGCTCAATCCGTTCAACCCGCTGCTGACCCGTATCGAGTTGGCGAAGATCGAAGCCATGGTCGAAGCCTCCAAGGAAGACCTGGCCGCCGAGGCCAGCAAGCCAGCGGGCAATGGCGAGCTGTCGAAAGACCCGCTGGCCGCCGAGATCAACTTTGACGCCTTCGCTGCCGTCGACCTGCGCATCGCGTTGATCGAGAAATGCGAGTTCGTCGAAGGTGCCGACAAGCTGCTACGCCTGTCGCTGGATATCGGTGACGAAAAGCGCAACGTGTTCTCCGGCATCAAGTCCGCCTACCCGGATCCGAGCAAGCTGGAAGGTCGCCTGACGCTGTACGTCGCCAACCTGGCGCCGCGCAAGATGAAGTTCGGCGTATCCGAAGGCATGGTGCTGGCGGCCGGCCCTGGCGGTGAGGAAATCTACCTGCTCAGCCCGGACAGCGGCGCCAAGCCGGGCCAGCGCGTCAAATAA
- the apbC gene encoding iron-sulfur cluster carrier protein ApbC has translation MSAVTREAVEACLRQLVDPHLDQDPVSAGCLREVDIQGGKVRVRLELGYAAGLFKSGWAQMLQMALENLDGVEAAQLQIDCVIESHQGQAQVPALGNVKNVIAVASGKGGVGKSTTAANLALALAREGARVGILDADIYGPSQGIMFGIPAGTRPQVKDQKWFVPLEAHGVQVMSMAFLTDDNTPMVWRGPMVSGALLQLITQTAWDSLDYLVVDMPPGTGDIQLTLAQKVPVAGSVIVTTPQDLALLDAKKGVEMFRKVHIPVLGVVENMAVHICSNCGHAEHLFGEGGGEKLAAQYGVELLASLPLSMAIRMQADDGKPTTVADPESQIAMIYQDLARKVGARIALAGTVAMPSIEISED, from the coding sequence ATGAGTGCCGTTACCCGCGAAGCGGTGGAAGCCTGCCTGCGTCAACTTGTCGACCCCCATCTCGATCAGGATCCGGTCAGTGCCGGTTGCCTGCGTGAAGTGGACATCCAGGGCGGCAAGGTGCGGGTGCGCCTGGAGCTGGGTTATGCGGCCGGCCTGTTCAAGAGCGGCTGGGCGCAGATGCTGCAGATGGCGCTGGAGAACCTCGATGGCGTCGAGGCGGCGCAGTTGCAGATCGACTGCGTGATCGAGTCGCATCAGGGCCAGGCCCAGGTACCGGCGCTGGGCAACGTGAAAAATGTCATTGCCGTGGCTTCGGGCAAGGGTGGCGTGGGCAAATCCACCACGGCCGCCAACCTGGCGTTGGCGCTGGCTCGTGAAGGTGCGCGTGTGGGCATCCTCGATGCCGATATCTACGGCCCCAGTCAGGGCATCATGTTCGGCATCCCTGCTGGCACCCGGCCGCAGGTCAAGGATCAGAAATGGTTCGTGCCGCTCGAGGCTCACGGTGTGCAGGTGATGTCGATGGCCTTTCTCACCGACGACAACACACCGATGGTCTGGCGCGGGCCGATGGTCAGTGGTGCGCTGCTGCAACTGATCACCCAGACTGCCTGGGACAGCCTCGACTATCTGGTGGTGGACATGCCGCCGGGTACTGGCGACATCCAGCTCACTCTGGCGCAGAAGGTGCCGGTGGCGGGCAGCGTGATCGTCACCACGCCGCAGGATCTGGCCCTGCTCGATGCCAAGAAAGGCGTGGAGATGTTCCGCAAGGTGCACATCCCGGTTCTTGGGGTGGTGGAGAACATGGCGGTGCATATCTGCTCCAACTGCGGGCATGCCGAGCACCTGTTCGGCGAGGGCGGCGGCGAGAAGTTGGCTGCGCAGTATGGTGTCGAGCTGCTGGCGTCGTTGCCGCTGTCGATGGCCATCCGCATGCAGGCCGATGACGGCAAGCCGACTACGGTGGCCGATCCGGAAAGCCAGATCGCCATGATCTACCAGGATCTGGCGCGCAAGGTTGGTGCGCGCATCGCCCTGGCCGGCACGGTAGCCATGCCGAGCATCGAGATCAGCGAGGACTAA
- a CDS encoding cold-shock protein — protein sequence MSNRQTGTVKWFNDEKGYGFITPQSGDDLFVHFKAIQSDGFKSLKEGQQVSFVATRGQKGMQAEEVQVI from the coding sequence ATGTCCAATCGTCAGACTGGCACCGTTAAGTGGTTCAACGATGAGAAAGGCTACGGCTTCATCACCCCGCAATCCGGTGACGACCTCTTCGTACACTTCAAAGCCATTCAGAGCGATGGTTTCAAGAGCCTGAAAGAAGGCCAGCAAGTTTCCTTCGTGGCCACCCGTGGTCAGAAAGGCATGCAAGCTGAGGAAGTTCAGGTTATCTAA
- the dcd gene encoding dCTP deaminase: MSIKSDKWIRRMAQEHGMIEPYVERQVRGADDSRVISYGVSSYGYDVRCADEFKVFTNIHSAIVDPKNFDEKSFVDIKSDVCIIPPNSFALARTVEYFRIPRDVLTICLGKSTYARCGIIVNVTPLEPEWEGHVTLEFSNTTNLPAKIYANEGVAQMLFLQSDEACEVSYRDRGGKYQGQTGVTLPKA; encoded by the coding sequence ATGAGCATCAAATCGGATAAGTGGATTCGCCGCATGGCCCAGGAACACGGGATGATCGAGCCCTACGTCGAGCGCCAGGTACGTGGTGCCGACGACAGCCGCGTCATCTCCTACGGCGTTTCCAGCTATGGCTACGACGTACGTTGCGCCGACGAATTCAAGGTCTTCACCAATATCCATTCGGCCATCGTCGATCCGAAGAATTTCGACGAGAAGAGCTTCGTCGACATCAAGAGCGACGTCTGCATCATTCCACCGAACTCCTTTGCCCTGGCTCGCACCGTCGAGTACTTCCGTATTCCGCGTGACGTACTGACCATCTGCCTGGGCAAGAGCACCTATGCGCGCTGCGGCATCATCGTCAACGTCACGCCGCTGGAGCCGGAATGGGAAGGCCACGTGACCCTGGAGTTCTCCAACACCACCAACCTGCCGGCGAAGATCTACGCCAACGAAGGCGTGGCGCAGATGCTGTTCCTGCAGTCCGACGAGGCCTGCGAGGTTTCCTACCGTGATCGTGGCGGCAAGTACCAGGGCCAGACGGGTGTGACGCTGCCCAAGGCTTGA